In Conger conger chromosome 9, fConCon1.1, whole genome shotgun sequence, the genomic stretch AGCACAGCTGGTCGTTAAGTGGGCCGCCCCTTCAGTGGGATCCACTCCCGAGGAATAGCTGCCTGGAGTGACGTCGTGTTCGGGAGGGCGGGGTTCACTTGTCCCGGGACAGGACCAGTTCGGTCAGCCGGATCAGCGCCTGCCGCTCAGCGGAGGGGCGGAGTTTGCTGATCTGTCTCACGGCCTCCTGGCAGTAACGCTGGGCGAGGTAGCTAGTCTGCTGGATGCCGTCACTCTGAAGGGGGTTGGGTGGGAGAAAAGGTGCAGATTTCAGCTCACCTCCTCTCATACATACGTCGCCATACCTTATTACAGACACCTCAAATGTGTTTATTCCTTAACACCTTTCTTATTCTCTGCTTCTTAGCTATGTGAGGTTAACGGACATTTTCAGGGTtatattacattccattacattattggcatttggcagacgctcttatccagagcgatgtacacttcattagactaagcagaagacaaccCTCCCCCGgggcaatacagggttaagggccttgctcaaggacccgatggctgtgcggatcttattgtggctacaccaggaatcAAACCGCCGACCtagcactacgctacaggccaccccttatATTACAGTACTGTCATGTCCTTAAGTTTCAGAAGATTCATCAAACTGAAATACTTTGGCTTCATTGGTTTGGGAGACTTTCTTTCTTAAGCTTTCTTAAGGACCCAGAGCAGAGTATCTGGTAAATCTAAAATATCTATGGTATCATGAGTATCTGGTGAGTCTAACTCTGTGGTATCAGAGAATATCTGTGATATCAAAGTTCCGTACCTCCATGACATACTGCCAGGCTCGCTCTACGTCCCCACTGGAACTGAATCTCCTCATAATCATCGCCTGCAGCTCAGGAAACTTCCaacaaaaacagtaaaataattatcacACAACAGGCTTTACTCATAAAGGCATAGGAGGTTCACAAGTGCATACAAACTGGTCTTTTTCCTGCTCAGCCTAGTGTTACAAGCCTTCCTCCAGGAAATGGCATGGACAGCTGCCAAAAatagtcacttcctgttccgaGTAAATTTTTCCTGCATGCCTTTTCTAAGAGTCAGTGCATGTTATCAGAACAGTACAGCTGTGTCTTGTGAAGTAACAAGAAGGAATCCAGTCCCAGAGAAATGGTCACACTGGCTGGTTGGTTCTTGATTAAAACTGGGTCAAACACAAGGTTGTGAGCCTGGGGGATTTTTATAAATCCCAAAAATGAGAGAGGGGATTAAAAATGTGTATATGGGATAGGTTCAATGAATACTTTGGTGTAATAAACTGTTAATTCCGATGCCCATTAGTTGTTGCCAAGGGAATAACTACTCTTCCTGGCACCTGGAAACAGTGTTTATACATGGGCTGAGAGAGGACACACCTGCTGGCAGGCGAACAGCACAGGCCCAGTGGCCAGGCCCAGCCGGAGGTCTGCAGCAGAGGGCTTCCCCAGGTGACTGGCACAGGAAGTGAAGTCCAGAACGTCATCCACCAGCTGAGGCAGAGCACAGACAAGCCTTAAATTCTCACTAAAATTTCAGCATGTGGGTTAAAAGTCAGTATAACGAGGCACCACAGAGGGAACACACCAAACTGGACACTTGAGAGATTGCAAGTAAAGTGGAAAAAGACTCATTCAAACATCTCTTGGTAGAGGTTCTCATGAATTGCTCGGAAGACAACcttgtaaatgtatatttactatactaataaatactaatatataatataatattacttTTACATATTATGCTTACATTTATTCTGTCTCAATGTGAAATTGGTatgcaaaataatttaatgattAAACACTTGAATATTTTGTCAATTTGTTTATGAAACTATTTTCAACAATAAGTTGATGAAATGTCTGCTACCTGAAAAGCGATTCCAACATTTCGCCCGTATTGGAAGCAAATCTCATGCACCTCAGGGTCAGAGTTCACCAGAATCGATACCTACAATAGGACAGAACGGGTGTCAGCACATGAAACTGGATGAAAAACAGGGAAAACCGTATTTAATTGCATGGCTCCATTTTGGATGCCGAGAAAGAACGTACATACTGCTTTACAACTGTTAGCGATGAGACTCGCCGTCTTCTTGAAGGTTTTCTCGAGGTAGTGCTTGAATCTCTCGTTTTCACTTTCTTTCGATCCAAGTTGCATGAATTCACCTTTAAGTCGAGACAGGCAAGCCGTGAGCCAGGACAGGCAAGACTCCATATTAATTCCATGCCCTTAATCGGTCAGGGGGCTGACACCGCTTAGATGGGGATTTTGTAAAGAATCTGGCAACCTTGTGCAGTGCAAGTTTCATGGTCTGGCTAAAATGACTTTCATAACTAAGGAGAGCTGCTCCTGAGTTACCTCGCACCAGGTCCTCGATGACTTGGGACAGTACAGCCACCACACTGGTGTTCCCAATACGAGCCAATGCCATGGAGGCCACAGACAGGATGAAATCGCCCGCCAGGATGGCCTGGAGCAAAAGGGAAAAGCAAAAGCTAAAAATGACCTGACCCCACCACAGGAGCTATGGCCCCAACTTGGGCTGGTTTTACTGCAGAGCACAGACTAAGGCACTGCCAGTGCAGAGCACTTTCAGTTCCTCCAGGTCTTACTACAGCCAGGCGTCAAATGACTAAGTGACTTTTTGGAAGCTTCAAACTAATATGCTTGCCTGTTTGTATTGAGACCAGAAATGACATCAACTGCTATGCACTGGGAGTTCCATCTCCATCCTTGATGTAGAACTAACCACTTTGATCTTGTTtaggttaaattaaattaaatacacatgAATATATTCCAGAAACCAGACTGagccataacaaaacatttcgTGTTGTgtttcttcatttaaaaaataaaataaataaaaatacctgGAAATTCCCATTGAGACATGTTTAACCTAAAACAGACTTATATTACATCCACAAACAATAGACatgatgtactgtactgtatcatAATACATACTAGTCCTCTTAAGAAACCAGCTATTCAAAAGAAGGGATTATTTACTCTGGTGCTTTAGATGAAAATGGTGTGGATAAAGTATCCCCAGTGGATACCACTTGTTAATGTAACGCTACCAATAGGAGTGAGGGATGGCCTGACCTTTTTCTCGCCCCACACTTCATTAATAGTGTTCTTCCCTCTGCGCTTGTTGGACCCGTCGATGACGTCATCATGCACCAGGCTGGCTGTGTGGATCATCTCTGAGATCATAGCTATGGACCTCTGGCCTGGGAGGAGGTCACTGGAGAACAGATGTGGAGAAGAATTGTGTCAACTGGAGGTCTCACGTCCCATGTAGGTATAGGCATGGCTCATTTATAGCAGTATATTCTGTGCTCCAAGGGATTCTTTCTTTACTTAAGTccatattaatatatttataattagATATAGAGAGAACAACACTGTGCTAAAGAAATGAAAGGtgttagagcaggggtcggcaaccctggtcctggagagccgcagggtgtgctggctttcgtctccaccttaaaataagcaaccgattcagacccaagaaaccaggtgaggtgagttaactgtgtaatcaacggctttcattgatcaattaatgccaagtaacaacgaaagccagcacaccctgcggctctccaggaccagggttgccgacccctgtgtTAGAGCATTTATGACAAATTCATAACAAATCATGcatttagagcaggggtgtcaaactgaatccccagggggccgcagtgtctgctgctttttggggtttccttccaatcagctgtcaatgaaggccttgagaacaaggtgtgtggattatttagccaatcaatgacttgaatgaactaCAGGAGCCGAGAACATCccaaaaagcagcagacactgcggccctccaggagtttgacacctgtgttttAGAGCTTTAACATATCTAGATATctgcaaaacatatttttataaaatagtggggcaaaaaagtatttagtcagccaccaattgtgcaagttctcccacttaaaaagatgagaggcctgtcattttcatcataggtatacctcaactatgagagacaaaatgagaaaaaaaaatccagaaaatcacattgtctgatttttaaagaatttatttgcaaattatggtggaaaataagtatttggtcaataacaaaagttcatctcaatactttgttatataccctttgttggcaatgacagaggtcaaacgttttctgtaagtcttcacaaggttttcacacactgttgctggtattttggcccattcctccatgcagatctcctctagagcagtgatgttttggggctgtcgctgggcaacacagactttcaactccctccaaagattttctatggggttgagatctggagactggctaggccactccaggaccttgaaatgcttcttacgaagccactccttcgttgcccgggcggtgcgtttgggatcattgtcatgctgaaagacccagccacgtttcatcttcaatgccctggctgatggaaggaggttttcactcaaaatctcacgatacatggccccattcattctttcctttacacggatcagtcgtcctggtccctttgcagaaaaacagccctaaagcatgatgtttccacccccatgcttcacagtaggtatggtgttctttggatgcaactcagcattctttctcctccaaacacgacaagttgagtttttaccaaaaagttatattttggtttcatctgaccatatgacattctcccaatcctcttctggatcatccgaatgctctctagcaaacttcagacgggcctggacatgtactggcttaagcacgtctggcactgcaggatttgagtccctgggggcgtagtgtgttactgatggtagcctttgttactttggtcccagctctctgcaggtcattcactaggtccccccgtgtggttttgctcaccgttcttgtgatcattttgaccccacggggtgagatcttgcgtggagccccagatcgagggagattatcagtggtcttgtatgtcttccattttctaataattgctcccacagttgatttcttcacaccaagctgcttacctattgtagattcaggcttcccagcctggtgcaggtctacaatttttgTTTCCGGTgacctttgacagctctttggtcttggccatagtggagtttggagtgtgactgtttgaggttgtggacaggtgtcttttatacaggtAACgggtggaggacagaggagcctcttcaagaagaagttacaggtctgtgagagccagaaatcttgcttgtttgtaggtgaccaaatactgaggaatttaccaattcattcattaaaaatcctacaatgtgatttcctagattctttccccccattctgtctctcatagttgaagtgtacctataatgaaaattacaggcctctctcatctttttaagtgggagaacttgcacaattggtggctgactaaatacttttttgccccactgtatatatatatatatatatatatatatattttaaattcacCACATTTTTTGTACATTGAAACCACAGCTATTTTCTGACCATTAATGAGTTGAAATACCCTGTAGAATGAGTAATTAACCTGTGATGTGTGAgaactttattttaaatattaaactgTATTATTGTTCTTACCCGCCACGGTTGCTGTGCAGGTTACACGCCCTGGCCATCAGCACCACTATCATGGGTCGTAAGGCCTTGCCCTTCCCATCAAAGTAGTATTCACACAGAGACTTAAGCTCTGCTTTAGACACAAGCATCTCCTAGCAGGGACAATATCACAAGgttataaaaacatttacatcaCTTTTATAACATAACAGCCAGTGATAACCCAAACACATTAACTACAGAAACGTTGGTCTTAGATAAGAAGATGATTCAATGGTCACGCACATGCTAATTTAGTATTTTCACTTGTTCATTGTGTAATATTAGGAGTTAAACCAGTTGTAGAAGTTGTACATCAAGAAGTTGTGATAAAATGTGCTACTTTACTTTCCTTGGGCACAACAATGAGAGCAGAGGACATTATCATTAGTGTCTGATTTAAAGTTGTAAACCCTAACCTTACAAAGCTCACATATTTCAAGCACTCACCTTTTTGATATCATCATATAAGTTATACAAGTCTTTTTGAGCCAATGTGAAGGGATCCTTTGCTTTGGCATCACTATGCAACTTTTTAAAACAGCTGACATTCTCCGTAGTGTTCAGAGACCTGTAATTATGACTACAGCAAAAAGGGTCTTTGTTAAAActtaacaataaaataacaccAACCAATTAAAATGATTGGCAATTTCTGCCACGGAAATAACTGTACCTTAGTAGAGCGCTAGATATCCTGACTGCAGAAAGATTAACATGTCTGCTGGCAGAGGATACCTGAAAAAGCAATATAAGAAAATTGAACAATCATCAATCTTTGAACCCAGGTGTAAAAAGACAGATTCTCAACTCTTGCTCAAACATATTTTATAAATCTTCCCAAATAGCCTAGTTCCTCTTTGGTTTCTTCACAATATATAACTACCATGAATGTtctcaacattacattacattacattacgtggcatttagcagacgctcttatccagagcgacgtacaacaaagtgcaaattaaacacaatagAAAATAACCCTGAATTATCCtaaacaaacactgaaatgatGCATGTATCAGGAAGTACTAGCTACAGAATGACTTCTCGTGACAGAGATGAATGAATTACCGGATGatataaaatatgtttacaGCTGTGACATATACAAATCAAAGCATTACTGAAAAGCACCTGAGCTTCAGCTGAGATCAATGCAAGTAATTTATCCTTATATGGTGGATATGCTTGTCAGTGTCAAATGCTATATGCATATTTTCATCTTGGTGTAACATTGATGTAGCCATCCACAAACAAGTGTATGACATGTAACAAGTGTAAAgtatattattcatttttgtgtttatttttgcatgaattGAGCAAGTTAGCTCATGTATCCAACTTTCCTTaaaaacacacctgactatTTAATGACACATCTTGCTTAGCAAAGTGACTATGAAAACGGTCGAATCACTACACACGCCCTTCTGAGGACTTATACCGCTGTACAAGTATTTGACAGTTGACCTTCTTAGCCAAGACCGGCAGACTCTTCTGATCGCCAGTTATGCTGCAAGCTCGGATGTAGGGTTTCCGGTGTACAAGTGTATCACGAATAACTTGCTATTAATAGCACTTTGATATTACTAATACTATTTAAGCAATATGTAACATTAGTGGTCTGAATGCCATTTAAGCTTGTTGAGTACACATGTGCATCGTTTCGAGCTAGTTAGCTATAGCTACTGGATAAACCCCTTGACCTTCTCAGATTTTGACACGCCCGTCAAATGAGTGCATTACCTTGGTTCCCGCAATGCCGCGGACTCCCACACAGGTTGTAATCTCCACTCTCCTTCCCGCTGCTGTGACAGCGGCAGAGACCGCGTTTACTAAAGAAGATGCCCCATTACTACCCGCAGTCCACCTGCGGCAATGCCTCCACGGCAGCGCCATGTTTCTTTCGCCAGGAAGCGGAAGAGCGTGGTGAATGAACGGCGCTTCTCCGCCTCCGTGTGGGCGTGTCGCTGACAGCTGAGCTGTGGTTTGCCGACAGAAGCTACTATCGTACGTTATGTTTCTTATCGTACCCATCCTTCTAGTTTATGTTGAATTTATATTAAATAACCAGATACAATTTATAACTAGCGAAAAATAGCTGTTCTGTTAATCTAGGGTGATACGTAACGTTAGGTTAAGTGCAACCAAATTAGTCGAACGTGTTCAGCCTATATCAACCTAAAAAGACTGCTAACTTAGACTCCGTCAATTGTAAATTCGAGTTTAGTGAGGTGGATGTTTTAGACGGTCTGGCAGCAATGTCATTATTTCTATGATGAACAcaatacagaatatatttttcattcgtaatttttttttaaaattagccTAGTATGCTACTAACCACACGACCGTCACACATCTGCAATAGCCGGAAAGAGCCAACAGGCGGCCACACTTTCTTGTACcaaactaataataatttaaaaaacacagtGCTTGACTAAACTGAAATATTCTatctaaaatgaaatctacaggATTTTATGTGGCCATTTTTTACAATCGCTCCCTGAACAATGCCTGTGACTGACCGCGTCACCAAGATAACTCCCTGAACAATATCCGTGATTCACCGTCTTGCCAAGATAACCAGCAAACAATGGCTAAACACTTTACAGATAAATATTGCTGAGTTAACCATGTGACACACATCATACAATTAAGTCTGATTGAGATAGCATCTCCATTGTGTTTGAATTTTATTTGCTTTAAATAACTGTTACATCAGAAGAATGTACAATAAAACATGAAGGCATTTTCCTCATTAAAAACCAGCAATGCGTCAACTGATTTTCATCAGATACAAAAGattatcatttacattttacatttttgtcatttagcagacgctattaatccaaagcgacttacaagtgcataggttcttccacaagttaaagcatcacattcataactagtaaaatacacatgaagtgttgttctaaacatatagtcatcgtaagtgcaattattattattattattttcattcaatGAATGCCAAATACTCAGTATATAGCTAATTAACTACAATCTTGctgaaaaaagtaaaacactggtTGTGGGCCTTGCAAATAATTTGTAGAATGGAAAATATTACCTCCATCGGTACAATAGCAGAACCACTATATGAGGAACTGCTAAAAGCAACTGTGGCAAgggatatttttttcatttaaaaaaagtaatgcaTTTCAACAGATCTCACCATTTCCCGTAATGAACTACCTATTCTTGGCGCAGTTTGCCACAGACTGCAGAGACttgaaaaatgacacaaatatgTTGGAAAAGCAAGCTGAATACTAGTTAGGGCTGAATAGTACTCTGTCTTTTCTGCATTGCAGCCGCAAGTTCTGACATCATGTTTCCACCAGAGGGCGCTGTTGCAACTGGAGTTGTCCTCTTTGGGGGAGCCGGGGGTTTCTTCTTCCTGTCTTGGACAGGACTTGCTGATGTCCCTGGGACTGGTGGTTTAGGGGGCAGGCTCAGCTTGTGaacaggaggtggagggggaaggAAGTCTGGGGGTGGCTCTGGGAAGAAGtcaggtggaggaggtgggaaGTCTTCTGGGTCTGGCGGAGGTGGGGCAGCTGGCTGGTGCCGGGGTAAGGGTGGCAGAGCcttggggggcagggagggtgatgccggtgggggtggtggtggtggaaaGGACAGTTGAGGCACTGTGGGGGATTCAGTCCTCTCTGCAGGgggtggaggaaaggagagttCTACCTCACCGCTGCCATAATCctgtaaacacaaaaaaacaatatcacCTCAGAGACTTATTTTGAATATTCACTGTATATTTATCAGGAAGTTATTTCAGTGATTGTATGAATACTGAAAATTCATACAAATAATATCTATAACTAATTCAGTgtaataacacatttaataaatgtatgtGCACTGAAAGTTAACACCATCAGTTTCCCTTTCACATCTACATCCATACGCATATCACACTTGCTGTGAGCCCTAACCATTGTAGCCAACATGCATttccagtgcagtgtgtgtctcagaagCCACACGCAACAGGGTCGCCCTTTCTTGCAACACATAGAA encodes the following:
- the pdss1 gene encoding decaprenyl-diphosphate synthase subunit 1 is translated as MALPWRHCRRWTAGSNGASSLVNAVSAAVTAAGRRVEITTCVGVRGIAGTKVSSASRHVNLSAVRISSALLSHNYRSLNTTENVSCFKKLHSDAKAKDPFTLAQKDLYNLYDDIKKEMLVSKAELKSLCEYYFDGKGKALRPMIVVLMARACNLHSNRGGDLLPGQRSIAMISEMIHTASLVHDDVIDGSNKRRGKNTINEVWGEKKAILAGDFILSVASMALARIGNTSVVAVLSQVIEDLVRGEFMQLGSKESENERFKHYLEKTFKKTASLIANSCKAVSILVNSDPEVHEICFQYGRNVGIAFQLVDDVLDFTSCASHLGKPSAADLRLGLATGPVLFACQQFPELQAMIMRRFSSSGDVERAWQYVMESDGIQQTSYLAQRYCQEAVRQISKLRPSAERQALIRLTELVLSRDK